A single genomic interval of Lathyrus oleraceus cultivar Zhongwan6 chromosome 7, CAAS_Psat_ZW6_1.0, whole genome shotgun sequence harbors:
- the LOC127106253 gene encoding NAC domain-containing protein 104 yields MGSETSVKLPPGFYFSPTDEELVLHFLYSKASLPYYPNIIPQLNLSQHHPWELYGKALSSGNQHYFFTEENENRSSENGYWKEIGVTKPITKLGIKKYLVFNLGEGTETSWVMEEYHISESESQGRPNFDESWSKWVLCKVYEKKMSQEGASCCYSDDDNESEVSWLDQVFMSLDDDDDLDQTTLH; encoded by the exons ATGGGGAGTGAAACTAGTGTGAAGCTTCCACCTGGGTTTTACTTTTCTCCAACGGATGAAGAACTAGTCCTTCATTTTCTCTATTCCAAGGCTTCTCTTCCATATTATCCTAACATCATACCTCAACTCAACTTGTCTCAACATCATCCTTGGGAACTATACG GTAAAGCATTATCAAGTGGAAATCAACACTACTTTTTCACCGAAGAGAATGAAAATAGAAGCAGTGAAAATGGATATTGGAAGGAAATTGGGGTCACAAAACCTATAACTAAATTGGGAATAAAGAAGTATCTTGTGTTCAACCTTGGGGAAGGAACTGAAACAAGTTGGGTAATGGAAGAGTATCATATTTCTGAATCTGAATCTCAGGGAAGACCAAATTTT GATGAAAGTTGGAGCAAATGGGTTTTATGCAAAGTGTATGAAAAAAAGATGTCACAAGAAGGTGCAAGCTGTTGTTATAGCGATGATGATAATGAATCAGAGGTCTCATGGCTAGACCAAGTTTTTATGTCATTAGATGATGATGATGATCTTGACCAAACAACCCttcattaa